The Luteolibacter sp. Y139 DNA window TTCATCCATGGCTGGAGCTTCTTCTGGATCTCCTTGCAGATACGGACTTGCTCCTCGTTCTTCTTCAAGAGCGGGAAGATGCCGACCTTGATCGGGGCCATGCGCGGGACGAAGCGGAGCACCTCGCGGGAGTCATCCTTGCCCTTGTCATCGGTGAGCTTTTCCTCGGCGTATGCTTCGCAGATCATCGCGAGCACCGTGCGGTCGCAGCCGGCGGATGGCTCCACGACGTGAGGGAGGAAGCGCTCCTTGGTCTCCTCGTCGAAGTATTCCATCGTCTTGCCCGAGCCCTTCTGGTGGACGCCGAGGTCGTAGTCGGTGCGGTAGGCCACACCTTCCAGCTCCTGCACGCCGAAGGGGAACTCGTATTCGATATCGTAGGTCTTCTGCGAGTAGAAGGCGCGCTCACCATCCGGGATGTCGAGGATGTGCAGCTTCTCGCGCGGGATGCCGATCTCGGCGTAGAAGTTCAGGCGGGCTTCCAGCCACTCATCGGTCAGGCGCAGGCCATCTTCCGGGCGGCAGAAGTATTCGATCTCCATTTGCTCGAACTCGCGGCTGCGGAAGGTGTAGTTGCGCGGGTTGATCTCGTTGCGGAAGGACTTGCCGATCTGCGCGATGCCGAAGGGCAGCTTGATGCGGTTTGAATCGAGCACGTTCTTGTACTGCACGAAGATCGACTGCGCGGTCTCCGGACGGAGATAGGCGTCGGAGGACGGATCGTTGTCGTCCGCGGAGGCACCCATCTTCGTTTTGAACATGAGGTTGAACTCGCGCGGCTCGGTCAGGAGGCTGCCATTGTCCGGATTGAAGGAGGTGGTGCCGGTGACTTCCTCGCGGCGGTCCTCGATGAGCTCGAGCTCCTTCGGAGAGATCTTCTTGTCCGGCATTAGCTCGCCGTAAAACTTGCGGGCGGTCTTGTGGGACTCGATCGGGTCCTTGCCCGGAGCCACGAGGACCGCGAACGGGCGCTCAATGCTCCAGCTGGTCGCCTCGTGCTTGGCACCCTTGAAATAGACGGCGGTGCCATCCTGAGCGGGCACCTGGTCGGCGCGGAGACGGGCCTTGGAAAGAAGGCAGTCGCACATCGGGTCGCTGAAGCTATCGAGGTGACCGGAGGACTTCAGGACCTGCGGCATGGTCAGGATCGCGCCGTCCATGCCGAGCACGTCATCGCGCTCCTGGACGGTCTTGCGCCACCAATATTCCTTGAGGTTGCGCTTCAGCTCGGCACCCAGTGGACCGTAGTCCCAGCAACCGTTGAGACCGCCGTAAAGCTCGCCTGCTTGGAAAATGAAGCCGCGGCGTTTGCAGAGGGAGACGATCTTCTCCATGCGGGCGGGGTCGGTGCTGTCCTTGTTGGCCATGTTCGGTTGCGGTTGGGGCGCGGATGGAATCAGGCGGCCCGCCGGGCGGCAAGGCGGGATTCTGCCCCGCTTTCGCCCGCGGCGGGTTGCGCGGGGCCGGCTTTTGGCTAGCGTCGGAGCCTGATGAAACGGTCATTCGGTGGATGGGGCGGAATCCTGGGGATCTTCTTGGCGGCGACGGCGGTCTTGCCCGCCGAGACGGCGAAGCTTGAGGAGGTGGCCTCATTTGGCCGGAACCGGCCGATCGGAATGGCCGTGGCCTCGGACCCGAACCGGGTCTTCGTGTCGTTTCCCCACCAGGACCCGTTTCTCTACGCGCTGACGGAAATCGTGGGCGGCGAGCGCCGGCCCTATCCCGACGAGGAGTGGAACAAGCGCCTGCTGGAGAAGCCGGAGAGCCATTTCGTGAACGTCCAGGATCTCTTCGTGGACGGGAAGAATCACCTGTGGGTGCTGGACTCAGCGCCGGGAGCGGCGGCTTCGATCTTCGGCAAGGAAAGCGGGCGGACGGGTGGCTATTTCAAACTGGTGAACATCGACGTCGCGAGCAACTCGGTGAAGCGGGTCTATGACTTCCCCGATCTGCCGAAGGACAAGAGCGGGCTCAATGACGTGTGCGTGGATCTTGGACATGGGCTCGCCTACCTGTCCGATCCGGGGCTGAAGGCGATCGTGGTGCTGGATCTGGAGAGCGGCAAATCGCGGATTGTGCTGCAAGAGCACCCCGCGACGCTGGCGACGCCGGGATTCAAGCTGCACCTCGATGGCAAGGACGTGGAGGATGGCGAGGGGCACCCTTTCTCCTCGAACGTGAATGGAATCGCTCTAACAAAGGACGAGAAGCATTTCTATTTCCGCGCGATCAACCAGACGAAGCTCTACCGCATCGAGACGCGCTATCTCGCGGACGCGGCGCTTTCGTCGGAGGATCTGGGCAAGCGCGTGGAGACCGTCGCTGAAACCGGCGTCTGCCACGGGATGGTGGCGGATGCGAGAGGCTACGTGTATTGCACTGACTCGGCCGATAAGGAGATCAGGTATGTGACACCGGATGGGAAGGTGAGCACGTTGGTCAAGGATGACCGTCTGATCTGGCCGGATTCGATGGGCATCGGCTCGGATGGCTATCTCTACCTGACCTGCGCGCAGATCAACCGCTCGGCGAGGTACAATGGGGGAGGGGACAAGGTGGAGTATCCGTATCGAGCTTATCGCGTGAAGTTGCCGTGAGCCGTTGCTTTTCCGGTCGCGAGGTTTCAAGCTCCGCTCATGACCCGCTGCCCTTGGCTCCCCGTCGATAAGCCGCTCTACGTCGAGTATCACGACACCGAGTGGGGCGTGCCATCGCGGGATGCGCGCTACCTCTTTGAGATGATCAATCTGGAGGGTGCCCAAGCTGGCTTGTCGTGGTGGACGGTGCTCCAGAAGCGCGAGCGCTACCGTGAGGTCTTCCGGAACTTCGAGCCGGATGAGGTGGCGAAGATGAAGGATGCTGCACTGGACAAGCTGGTGCTCGATCCCGGCATCATCCGTCACCGCGGGAAGATCTTCGCGGTAAGGGAGAACGCGAAGGCATGGCTGGCCCTGCGCGAGCGTGAAGGGGATCCGGTGGAGTGGCTGTGGAGCTTCGTCGGCGGGAAACCGAAGGTGAATCGCTTCAAGGTGATGTCCGACTTCCCGACCCAGACGCCGGAGTCCGATGCGCTCAGCAAGGCGCTGCGCAAGGCGGGCTTCAATTTCGTCGGGTCGACTACCATGTATGCCTTCTTGCAGGCCACCGGCATGGTGAATGATCACACGGTGACGTGTTTCAAGAAGAAGGGATGATGGCCTTCGCGGAGGTAATGTGAGGAGTGTGGACGTTTCGTCCACACCGCGTCGACGGAACGTCGACACCCCTTATCATATACCCCTCACCACGTGTAGTGCGCCGTGTAAGTGACCTTCTTCTCCTCGTCCGGCGCGAGCTTCACCGTGAACTCGATCTTCTGCGCGTCCTTCTTCTCGAACTCCGCGGAAGCATCCTCGATCTTCCATTCCAGCCAGCGCCACAGGTGCTCGCGG harbors:
- a CDS encoding DNA-3-methyladenine glycosylase I, whose amino-acid sequence is MTRCPWLPVDKPLYVEYHDTEWGVPSRDARYLFEMINLEGAQAGLSWWTVLQKRERYREVFRNFEPDEVAKMKDAALDKLVLDPGIIRHRGKIFAVRENAKAWLALREREGDPVEWLWSFVGGKPKVNRFKVMSDFPTQTPESDALSKALRKAGFNFVGSTTMYAFLQATGMVNDHTVTCFKKKG
- a CDS encoding glycine--tRNA ligase, whose product is MANKDSTDPARMEKIVSLCKRRGFIFQAGELYGGLNGCWDYGPLGAELKRNLKEYWWRKTVQERDDVLGMDGAILTMPQVLKSSGHLDSFSDPMCDCLLSKARLRADQVPAQDGTAVYFKGAKHEATSWSIERPFAVLVAPGKDPIESHKTARKFYGELMPDKKISPKELELIEDRREEVTGTTSFNPDNGSLLTEPREFNLMFKTKMGASADDNDPSSDAYLRPETAQSIFVQYKNVLDSNRIKLPFGIAQIGKSFRNEINPRNYTFRSREFEQMEIEYFCRPEDGLRLTDEWLEARLNFYAEIGIPREKLHILDIPDGERAFYSQKTYDIEYEFPFGVQELEGVAYRTDYDLGVHQKGSGKTMEYFDEETKERFLPHVVEPSAGCDRTVLAMICEAYAEEKLTDDKGKDDSREVLRFVPRMAPIKVGIFPLLKKNEEQVRICKEIQKKLQPWMNVFYDDGGAVGRRYRRQDEVGTPFCITVDFDTIGENGPELKDTVTIRHRDSMEQERLKIDTLLTWLLERVR
- a CDS encoding L-dopachrome tautomerase-related protein, with the protein product MKRSFGGWGGILGIFLAATAVLPAETAKLEEVASFGRNRPIGMAVASDPNRVFVSFPHQDPFLYALTEIVGGERRPYPDEEWNKRLLEKPESHFVNVQDLFVDGKNHLWVLDSAPGAAASIFGKESGRTGGYFKLVNIDVASNSVKRVYDFPDLPKDKSGLNDVCVDLGHGLAYLSDPGLKAIVVLDLESGKSRIVLQEHPATLATPGFKLHLDGKDVEDGEGHPFSSNVNGIALTKDEKHFYFRAINQTKLYRIETRYLADAALSSEDLGKRVETVAETGVCHGMVADARGYVYCTDSADKEIRYVTPDGKVSTLVKDDRLIWPDSMGIGSDGYLYLTCAQINRSARYNGGGDKVEYPYRAYRVKLP